The following proteins come from a genomic window of Paenibacillus spongiae:
- a CDS encoding extracellular solute-binding protein: MTLRRKHGLRKLAVTAMVAILLFSMPGLAPGGKLQVAHATEENNAPAADMDSPDSGLLDDTDDRLTYTDYLERYQDQSRPKREMIVNAADYSSIDGMEVQKVEQYEGMAGMSIVTGEQGAISWEVNIEEAGMYNLSALYFPVEGKSSNIERSLLIDGEIPFTEATYMQFQRVWSNESDEIKADNQGNALRPKQIESPKWQEEIFKDLEGYHTKPYLFYLSKGKHTLTMVSQREPMVIRHLKIYQQDEPIPYAEMLKQYEAQGLKETEGQMIVIQGEHASGKSSPTLYPLADRSSPAVYPYSASKVKINTIGGFNWRIPGQWVEWEVNVPETGLYKIGIKSKQNFVRGTYSTRRLTIDGQVPFQEMDEVAFRYQSGYRMDVMGDDNPYLFHLTEGKHVLRLETSLGQYASLIREVEESLLNLNGMYRKILMVTGSSPDEIRDYRVEKQIPGLLDGFQAESERLKSVTERLKQLSGQSSDQEALLMTMTLQLDEMIANPDTIPSRLKAFKVNTGGIGTWILKAKEHPLEIDAIYIASPSEKLPSGKASFFAKLWHQILTFFYSFFIDYNQVGNTDEGGSKKAITVWIGSGRDQATTIKSMIDETFTPETGISVDLKLVQMQTLLPATLAGQGPDVAMQIGNDVPVNYAMRNAVADLSQFSDFEEVSDRFRPSAMVPYTYNKGVYGLPETQTFNMLFYRKDILKELGLEIPQTWEDVNKLLAVLDKNHMEFGLPIVTQPSYPGENLPPNSVFAMKLLQQGGEFYRNDGKESDLDSESGIDAFKLWTEYYTDYKLPVEFDFSNRFRTGEMPIGIADYTTYNQLSVSAPEIRGMWGFAPVPGTPQPDGSIDRAVPGGGNAVVMLKQASDQDAAWEFMKWWTSTEIQTMFGREMEGLMGAAARYPTANIDALDQLPWPVNDYGNLKAQFEWVRGIPEVPGGYFTGRHLINAFYKVVNKQVDPREAMMTYGQYIQDEIRLKRIEFGLPN, encoded by the coding sequence CTGACATTGAGAAGGAAACATGGGCTCAGAAAGCTTGCAGTAACGGCTATGGTTGCGATTTTGCTTTTCTCGATGCCGGGCCTGGCTCCTGGCGGGAAACTTCAGGTCGCCCATGCCACAGAAGAGAATAATGCTCCGGCTGCGGATATGGACAGTCCGGATTCCGGTCTGCTTGATGACACTGACGATCGTCTGACCTACACGGATTACTTGGAACGGTATCAAGACCAATCCCGCCCCAAGCGGGAAATGATTGTGAATGCCGCAGACTACTCCAGTATCGATGGCATGGAAGTGCAGAAGGTTGAGCAATACGAAGGCATGGCAGGCATGTCGATTGTTACCGGCGAGCAAGGGGCAATCAGTTGGGAAGTCAATATAGAAGAAGCGGGCATGTACAATTTGTCGGCCTTATATTTTCCAGTGGAAGGCAAGAGCTCGAATATCGAACGATCCTTGCTGATCGACGGCGAAATTCCATTCACCGAAGCGACTTATATGCAGTTCCAGCGGGTGTGGAGCAATGAATCGGATGAGATCAAAGCGGATAATCAGGGAAATGCGCTTCGCCCCAAACAGATCGAAAGCCCGAAGTGGCAGGAAGAGATCTTCAAGGACCTGGAAGGTTATCATACGAAACCTTATTTGTTCTACTTATCCAAAGGCAAACACACATTGACGATGGTATCGCAAAGAGAGCCGATGGTCATTCGTCATCTTAAAATATATCAGCAGGATGAACCGATTCCCTACGCAGAGATGCTTAAACAATATGAGGCGCAAGGATTGAAGGAAACGGAAGGGCAAATGATCGTGATTCAAGGCGAGCATGCTTCGGGCAAATCATCGCCTACGCTCTATCCGCTTGCCGATCGTTCGAGTCCGGCCGTCTATCCGTACAGCGCATCCAAAGTGAAAATCAACACGATAGGCGGTTTCAATTGGCGTATACCCGGGCAGTGGGTGGAATGGGAAGTTAACGTTCCGGAAACCGGATTGTACAAAATCGGAATCAAGAGCAAGCAGAACTTTGTCAGAGGTACATATTCGACGCGCAGATTAACCATCGACGGCCAAGTGCCTTTTCAAGAGATGGATGAAGTCGCTTTCCGTTATCAGAGCGGATACCGGATGGATGTGATGGGCGATGACAATCCGTATCTTTTTCATTTGACGGAAGGCAAGCATGTGCTGCGGCTGGAGACGAGCCTGGGACAATATGCTTCGCTTATTCGCGAAGTCGAGGAAAGCCTCTTAAATTTGAACGGGATGTACCGCAAAATATTGATGGTTACCGGATCCTCGCCCGACGAGATCCGGGATTACCGGGTAGAGAAGCAAATTCCCGGCCTTCTGGACGGCTTCCAAGCGGAGAGCGAGCGGCTCAAGTCGGTCACGGAGCGGCTAAAGCAGCTGTCCGGACAAAGCAGCGACCAGGAAGCGCTGCTGATGACGATGACGCTCCAATTGGACGAGATGATCGCAAATCCCGATACGATCCCGAGCCGGCTGAAAGCGTTCAAGGTCAATACGGGAGGGATCGGAACCTGGATCTTGAAAGCGAAGGAGCATCCGCTTGAAATCGACGCGATCTATATCGCTTCGCCTTCCGAGAAGCTGCCGAGCGGCAAAGCGTCGTTCTTCGCCAAGCTGTGGCATCAAATTCTGACCTTCTTCTATTCCTTCTTCATTGACTACAATCAAGTCGGCAATACGGACGAAGGCGGCAGTAAGAAGGCCATTACGGTATGGATCGGCAGCGGACGCGATCAGGCGACAACCATTAAATCGATGATCGATGAGACCTTCACGCCCGAGACGGGAATAAGCGTCGACTTGAAGCTGGTGCAGATGCAAACGCTGCTTCCCGCCACATTAGCCGGGCAGGGCCCGGATGTTGCCATGCAGATCGGCAACGATGTGCCCGTCAACTACGCGATGCGGAATGCCGTTGCGGATCTATCGCAATTCTCGGATTTCGAAGAGGTTTCGGATCGGTTCCGTCCGAGCGCCATGGTACCGTACACCTACAACAAGGGGGTCTACGGGCTACCGGAAACGCAAACGTTCAATATGCTGTTCTATCGCAAGGACATTCTGAAGGAGCTCGGGCTGGAAATCCCGCAAACATGGGAAGACGTCAACAAGCTTCTTGCCGTACTGGATAAGAACCATATGGAATTCGGGCTTCCGATCGTTACGCAGCCGAGCTATCCGGGCGAGAACCTCCCGCCGAACTCGGTATTCGCCATGAAGCTGCTGCAGCAGGGCGGCGAATTCTACCGGAATGACGGCAAGGAATCCGATCTGGATTCCGAGAGCGGCATCGACGCTTTCAAATTATGGACGGAATACTATACGGATTATAAATTGCCTGTCGAATTCGACTTTTCCAACCGGTTCCGGACAGGGGAAATGCCGATCGGCATTGCGGACTATACGACCTACAACCAGTTGTCCGTCTCCGCTCCCGAAATTCGGGGGATGTGGGGATTTGCGCCCGTACCGGGCACCCCTCAGCCGGACGGCTCGATCGACCGGGCAGTACCGGGCGGCGGCAATGCCGTTGTCATGCTGAAGCAGGCCAGCGACCAGGATGCGGCATGGGAATTCATGAAATGGTGGACAAGCACGGAAATTCAAACGATGTTCGGCCGGGAAATGGAAGGCTTAATGGGTGCGGCTGCCCGCTATCCAACCGCCAATATCGATGCGCTCGACCAATTGCCGTGGCCGGTGAACGATTATGGAAACCTGAAGGCCCAATTCGAATGGGTACGCGGCATTCCCGAAGTGCCCGGCGGTTACTTCACGGGACGCCATCTGATCAACGCTTTTTATAAGGTCGTCAACAAGCAAGTGGATCCGCGTGAAGCGATGATGACTTACGGTCAGTACATTCAAGATGAAATTCGGTTGAAACGAATTGAATTTGGTCTGCCGAACTAA
- a CDS encoding ABC transporter substrate-binding protein — translation MRAITLVIICTMLISLLAACGSNNSKNGGETGNTPSDSGNKANTPANTSANTPEEPAKIDLGGRTIQIAQNWDGTPKGDTAASKAQLDKIAELEKTYNVKIKYISLPYEELQEKFVTTTLAGEPFADIIRIEYTHALAAALNGQLSKLSEFTSSDSDINNENKLLRKAPKIAGEEYGFDGLGTNGVMMHYNRDIFKQLGLPDPHELYNNGEWTWDKFLELAKMATKDTNNDGKIDVWGFSGWAAKAGRDFAASNGAAVTDDVNGKEGLTNPAMIEALEFVNKLYNEENVVKIKTGKKSNWEEMDTFKGGDVAMFITADWQMWELPFEFGLVPIPMGPKGSKEYTYSLEGHGLFIPKGVKNADVVFSIYEQMQDIPQTEEYPSQNYLEERYKYEEDIQMLREHIAGTGLLSLDGAYQGYPYNDVVNEIIDNNASVTATVEKYKQQAQAAIDSLGKK, via the coding sequence ATGAGAGCAATCACTCTAGTAATCATTTGCACGATGTTGATTTCGTTATTGGCGGCTTGCGGCAGCAATAACAGCAAGAACGGCGGCGAAACGGGCAACACGCCATCCGATTCGGGCAACAAGGCGAATACCCCGGCAAATACTTCGGCGAATACGCCGGAAGAGCCGGCGAAGATCGATCTGGGCGGCCGCACGATTCAGATTGCACAGAACTGGGACGGTACGCCGAAGGGCGATACGGCAGCCAGTAAAGCGCAGCTGGACAAAATCGCCGAGCTGGAAAAGACGTATAACGTGAAGATCAAGTATATTTCGCTCCCGTATGAGGAGCTGCAAGAGAAGTTCGTAACGACGACGCTGGCGGGCGAACCGTTCGCGGATATTATCCGGATCGAGTATACGCATGCGCTTGCAGCCGCATTAAACGGTCAACTGTCGAAGCTAAGCGAGTTTACTTCTTCGGATTCGGACATCAACAATGAAAATAAACTGCTGCGAAAAGCCCCTAAGATCGCCGGAGAAGAGTACGGCTTCGACGGACTTGGGACCAACGGCGTGATGATGCACTACAACAGGGACATCTTCAAGCAGCTGGGCCTTCCCGATCCGCATGAATTGTACAACAACGGTGAATGGACATGGGACAAGTTTCTTGAACTCGCCAAAATGGCAACGAAAGATACGAACAATGACGGAAAAATCGATGTATGGGGCTTCTCGGGCTGGGCAGCGAAAGCCGGCAGAGATTTCGCGGCATCGAATGGCGCTGCAGTTACCGACGATGTCAACGGCAAGGAAGGTTTGACCAATCCCGCAATGATCGAAGCGCTGGAGTTTGTTAACAAGCTCTATAACGAAGAGAATGTCGTGAAAATTAAAACGGGCAAAAAGTCCAATTGGGAAGAAATGGATACCTTCAAGGGCGGCGATGTCGCCATGTTCATCACGGCCGACTGGCAGATGTGGGAGCTTCCGTTCGAGTTCGGGCTTGTGCCGATTCCAATGGGGCCGAAAGGCAGCAAGGAATATACCTACTCGCTTGAGGGACATGGCTTATTCATCCCTAAGGGCGTAAAAAATGCCGACGTCGTATTCAGCATTTATGAGCAAATGCAAGATATTCCTCAGACCGAAGAATATCCTTCTCAGAACTATTTGGAAGAACGCTACAAGTACGAGGAAGACATTCAGATGCTGCGCGAGCATATTGCCGGAACCGGTTTGCTTTCATTGGACGGGGCTTATCAGGGGTACCCATACAACGACGTAGTAAATGAAATCATCGATAACAATGCTTCCGTTACGGCAACGGTAGAGAAGTACAAGCAGCAAGCACAGGCAGCGATAGACTCGCTCGGCAAGAAATAA
- a CDS encoding LacI family DNA-binding transcriptional regulator: MGRKVTMQEIADLAGVSKFAVSRALSGKPGVSEKTREMIQKAAGQLGYFKSTPKSRNEELRDTDSGQWSGTIVVLFPNIRFQNRDSLYWGPIFDGVSVRLNQKGLDILTLTEPTSDHVFSLLNPDAIHGIITVGTISRQILLDIKELHIPIVMVDHFDPTLHCDTILTDNFSCMQEMITKLISKGYKSFQFVGNVGYAQSFYERWIAFRATLEEFQLECKQRPELIDAEEDQVEQAIAAIPADELPEVFVCANDSNAKKVLGVLHNRGIALTQCAVTGFDNTHELIPTLATVDVNKELLGMRAVDIMLWRIANPQSSFEKTLVYADVILRDYNGNK; this comes from the coding sequence ATGGGACGTAAAGTAACCATGCAAGAAATTGCCGATTTGGCGGGGGTTTCGAAATTTGCCGTATCCCGCGCATTATCCGGCAAGCCTGGCGTTAGCGAGAAGACGAGAGAGATGATTCAGAAGGCTGCCGGGCAGCTGGGGTATTTCAAGAGCACACCCAAATCACGCAACGAAGAACTACGAGATACCGATTCCGGGCAATGGTCGGGGACAATTGTCGTTCTTTTTCCGAATATTCGGTTTCAAAATCGGGATTCCCTCTATTGGGGCCCTATCTTTGACGGTGTATCGGTCCGCTTGAATCAGAAGGGACTGGATATATTGACGTTGACGGAACCGACGAGCGACCATGTCTTCTCGTTGTTGAATCCCGATGCCATTCATGGGATCATCACGGTCGGGACGATCTCCAGACAGATTCTGCTGGATATCAAGGAATTGCATATTCCTATTGTTATGGTGGATCACTTCGATCCGACCCTGCACTGCGATACGATCCTGACGGATAACTTTTCCTGCATGCAAGAAATGATCACCAAGCTGATAAGCAAAGGGTATAAGAGTTTTCAGTTTGTCGGGAATGTCGGCTATGCGCAGAGCTTCTACGAACGATGGATCGCTTTCCGGGCCACGTTGGAAGAATTCCAGCTGGAATGCAAGCAAAGACCGGAGTTGATCGATGCCGAGGAAGACCAGGTTGAGCAGGCGATTGCCGCGATTCCCGCCGATGAGCTTCCGGAGGTGTTCGTCTGTGCGAATGATTCGAATGCCAAGAAAGTGCTTGGTGTCCTTCATAATCGCGGGATAGCGCTTACACAATGCGCGGTAACCGGATTTGACAATACGCACGAGCTGATCCCTACGCTGGCTACGGTCGACGTCAATAAGGAGCTTCTCGGCATGCGGGCGGTCGATATCATGCTATGGAGAATTGCAAATCCCCAATCCAGTTTCGAAAAAACACTCGTATATGCGGACGTTATCCTGCGCGACTATAATGGGAATAAATAG
- a CDS encoding diphthine--ammonia ligase → MTERTDWKNGAIGHKFIASFSGGKDSVLALYKAMKVGDAVGLIVMLEEEGKRSRSHGMPPELIRAQAEAIGLPVYTAAASWADYEEAFMRLLAHAKDQGAELLVTGDLDMPAHGCWHDKVTKNAGLKLGMPLWEMDHREAVEEFINLGFVTILVTVNLSLGMREDDLGRTLTYEYVKELVERGIDPCGEGGEFHTTVIDGPLFNHPIPVRKGEIIKNGEYAFLPLELDQKV, encoded by the coding sequence ATGACTGAACGTACAGATTGGAAGAATGGCGCTATCGGGCATAAGTTTATCGCGTCTTTCAGCGGAGGGAAGGATAGCGTACTCGCCCTGTATAAAGCGATGAAGGTTGGAGATGCGGTTGGACTGATCGTCATGCTGGAGGAAGAAGGGAAGCGCTCCAGATCCCATGGAATGCCCCCGGAGCTCATACGTGCCCAAGCCGAAGCGATTGGCCTGCCCGTATATACAGCTGCAGCGAGTTGGGCGGATTATGAAGAAGCGTTTATGCGCCTACTGGCACATGCTAAAGATCAAGGAGCGGAATTGTTAGTCACGGGAGACTTGGATATGCCTGCTCATGGCTGCTGGCATGATAAGGTTACGAAGAATGCCGGATTAAAGCTGGGGATGCCTCTTTGGGAGATGGACCATCGCGAAGCGGTCGAAGAATTCATCAACCTGGGATTCGTCACGATCCTTGTAACCGTAAATTTATCGTTAGGTATGCGGGAAGACGATCTGGGACGCACATTAACCTACGAATATGTGAAGGAACTGGTCGAACGTGGTATCGATCCCTGCGGGGAAGGCGGCGAGTTTCATACGACCGTAATCGACGGGCCTCTCTTCAATCATCCGATTCCCGTTCGCAAAGGCGAGATCATCAAGAATGGGGAATATGCGTTCTTGCCTTTGGAGCTCGATCAGAAGGTGTAA
- a CDS encoding response regulator transcription factor, translated as MNTILIIEDHEDVNLMLAQALTDAGYTVKSAYSGTDGLMEIRNHSYDLILLDIMLPYKSGDEILKETRRFSDVPVIMISAKDVVGTKIDLLQLGADDYITKPFDLGEVVARVESNLRRAHKQLQNDKVFRYKDLALDSNTKRVTANAVELELTATEYLILELLLKHSGKVFTKSNLYESVWKEEYIGDDNAVKTHISNLRNKLKRANPDEEYVETVWGLGYRLYKP; from the coding sequence GTGAATACAATCCTAATCATTGAAGATCACGAAGATGTCAATCTCATGCTCGCACAAGCCTTGACCGATGCCGGCTATACCGTGAAATCCGCCTATTCCGGCACCGATGGACTCATGGAAATCCGGAATCATTCGTATGATTTGATTCTGCTCGATATTATGCTCCCTTACAAAAGCGGGGATGAAATCCTGAAAGAAACGCGGCGGTTCTCGGATGTCCCCGTTATTATGATCTCCGCCAAGGATGTGGTCGGCACGAAGATCGACCTGTTGCAGCTCGGAGCGGATGACTATATTACAAAACCCTTTGATCTGGGCGAGGTTGTGGCGCGGGTGGAATCCAATTTGCGGCGTGCCCATAAACAACTCCAAAACGACAAGGTTTTTCGCTATAAGGATTTGGCGCTGGACAGCAATACGAAGCGCGTTACGGCAAACGCTGTCGAGCTGGAGCTGACGGCAACGGAATATCTGATCCTGGAACTGCTGCTGAAGCACAGCGGCAAGGTATTTACCAAGTCCAATCTGTATGAATCGGTCTGGAAGGAAGAATACATCGGCGATGATAATGCCGTTAAGACCCATATCAGCAATTTGCGCAATAAGCTCAAGCGAGCGAATCCGGATGAGGAATATGTCGAAACGGTGTGGGGCCTGGGATATCGGCTGTACAAACCGTGA
- a CDS encoding ABC transporter ATP-binding protein — protein MKQYVVKTSNLTKTYRGSYALRNVSIKLESGKIYGLIGQNGAGKTTLMRILAGLSFPTEGSIELFGHRGERALQEERKRLGCIIENPGFVPHMTARENLKLHRIMRGVPNKEMEGELLELVGLADTGNKKAKNFSLGMKQRLGIAIALLGNPELLILDEPINGLDPLGVVEIRQLLKKLCEERQMAILISSHNLPELYQTVTDYIIIHKGEIKQTLTLAQLDENCKRHLHISCDQPDKLTSVLEMQLNTSHYKVMPDNTVKLYDYLDDMDSVAKVIYDNGIVVTRLSIEGDTLENYFISVIGGDQDA, from the coding sequence ATGAAACAATATGTGGTGAAAACAAGCAACCTGACAAAAACCTACCGCGGTTCTTATGCGCTGCGCAATGTGTCGATTAAGCTGGAATCCGGCAAAATATACGGTTTAATCGGGCAGAACGGCGCAGGCAAGACGACGCTAATGCGCATTCTGGCCGGGCTTTCTTTCCCCACGGAGGGCAGCATCGAGCTGTTTGGCCATCGCGGCGAGCGCGCTTTGCAGGAGGAGAGGAAGCGGCTGGGCTGCATCATCGAGAATCCCGGATTTGTTCCCCATATGACTGCGCGGGAAAATCTGAAGCTTCACAGAATCATGCGCGGTGTTCCCAACAAGGAAATGGAAGGTGAATTGCTGGAGCTGGTCGGACTTGCGGACACGGGCAATAAGAAAGCCAAGAACTTCTCGCTCGGCATGAAGCAGCGGCTAGGCATTGCGATCGCTCTGCTCGGCAACCCTGAATTGCTGATCCTGGACGAACCGATCAACGGTCTTGACCCGCTCGGCGTCGTGGAAATTCGTCAGCTGCTGAAGAAGCTGTGCGAAGAACGGCAGATGGCCATTCTAATATCCAGCCATAATTTGCCCGAGCTCTACCAGACCGTAACGGATTATATCATCATCCATAAAGGCGAGATCAAGCAAACCCTCACCCTTGCGCAGCTGGACGAAAACTGCAAGCGTCATCTCCATATTAGCTGCGATCAGCCGGATAAGCTGACGAGCGTATTGGAGATGCAGCTGAACACCTCGCATTATAAAGTCATGCCGGATAATACCGTGAAGCTATATGATTATTTGGATGATATGGATTCAGTGGCCAAGGTTATCTATGACAATGGTATTGTCGTAACGAGGCTTTCGATCGAGGGAGATACGCTTGAAAATTACTTTATTTCGGTTATAGGCGGTGATCAGGATGCTTAA
- a CDS encoding ABC transporter permease, with protein MLNLIQADLFKLRESKAILILLGITTICAAAMVMMAYLIPQGKIEASMTGIGFMFSDINMISILGGVIAAIFICGDFDNKTVHNAITSGGSRGAVIVSKAALLGAALAFILLPYVIVTGIALSSGFEFSMGSVAVGFLHLLTSEASTAFSAAETGKMLAVMLTLLIVYVAQLSICIPLAFVLRKPIFVVAIYYGFSILTAQLMKISDSSPVFDRIFSSTPYGGNYAFVTLDTGPGDMIQAITVSLIFMIVMLAVTYGIFRRSEIK; from the coding sequence ATGCTTAATTTGATCCAGGCGGATTTATTTAAGCTACGCGAATCGAAGGCCATTCTGATCCTGCTCGGAATCACAACGATATGTGCGGCAGCTATGGTTATGATGGCCTATCTGATCCCGCAGGGCAAGATTGAAGCCAGCATGACCGGAATCGGATTCATGTTCTCGGATATCAACATGATCAGCATTCTTGGCGGTGTGATCGCGGCCATCTTCATCTGCGGGGATTTCGATAACAAAACCGTCCATAATGCGATTACAAGCGGCGGCAGCAGGGGTGCTGTCATCGTTAGCAAGGCAGCCTTATTGGGTGCTGCCCTGGCGTTCATCCTGCTTCCCTATGTCATCGTAACCGGAATTGCACTAAGCTCAGGCTTCGAGTTCAGTATGGGGTCCGTAGCCGTAGGTTTCCTGCATCTGCTTACGTCAGAGGCTAGTACAGCCTTTTCCGCAGCAGAGACGGGGAAAATGCTCGCTGTCATGCTGACCTTGCTAATCGTATACGTGGCACAATTGAGTATCTGTATACCGCTTGCCTTCGTGCTTAGAAAGCCCATCTTCGTGGTTGCGATTTATTATGGCTTCTCCATTCTTACGGCCCAGTTAATGAAAATAAGCGATAGCTCGCCGGTATTTGACCGTATTTTCTCCTCTACGCCATATGGAGGGAACTATGCCTTCGTGACATTGGATACGGGACCGGGAGACATGATCCAGGCCATCACGGTTAGCTTGATCTTTATGATCGTCATGCTTGCCGTCACATACGGCATATTCAGAAGATCGGAAATAAAGTAA
- a CDS encoding sensor histidine kinase, giving the protein MNALTIATAVSVLLALMHALYIVFLQRQLRSINRQLNKRLTEHTRQPISLELLSRELNTLAVNINKCLKAEENLRLHGIREEKRFKDLIANISHDLRTPLTAIKGYQQLLDNGELSGDQQKKLHIARKHADELGRLIEHFFEYSYLLSAEPEQHIERINLTNLVTDCLAASVTALEANKLTVRMEESPPIFVHTDKDMVTRMIQNLIRNCIQHSNGDIEVSLLQAVDRAGLSLRNPVKHAADLDVKRLFDRFYTGDQARSTCTGLGLSIVKLLAEQLGGSVIASMQDGVLEIRVELPKMNGMSSRE; this is encoded by the coding sequence GTGAACGCGTTGACTATAGCGACGGCCGTTTCGGTCCTGCTCGCTCTTATGCATGCCTTATATATCGTCTTTCTTCAGCGGCAGCTGCGCAGCATCAACCGGCAGCTGAATAAGCGGCTGACGGAGCATACGCGTCAACCAATAAGCTTGGAGCTTCTGAGCAGGGAGCTGAATACGCTTGCGGTTAATATTAACAAATGCTTGAAGGCGGAGGAAAACCTCCGCCTTCATGGCATTCGCGAGGAAAAGCGCTTCAAAGACCTCATTGCCAACATTTCGCATGATTTGCGGACACCGCTTACGGCTATCAAGGGCTACCAGCAGCTGCTTGATAATGGCGAGCTTAGCGGCGATCAGCAAAAAAAGCTTCACATTGCCCGGAAGCACGCCGATGAATTAGGTAGGCTGATTGAACACTTTTTCGAGTATTCCTATCTTCTGAGCGCAGAGCCGGAACAGCATATCGAACGAATAAACTTGACGAACCTTGTAACCGACTGCCTTGCAGCTTCCGTCACCGCATTGGAAGCGAATAAGCTGACCGTGCGCATGGAGGAGTCTCCCCCCATCTTTGTCCATACCGACAAAGACATGGTGACGCGAATGATCCAAAATCTGATTCGTAATTGTATTCAGCACTCCAATGGAGATATCGAAGTAAGTCTGCTGCAGGCTGTGGACAGAGCAGGCCTATCGTTGCGAAACCCTGTAAAGCATGCCGCCGACCTTGATGTTAAGCGGCTTTTCGACCGCTTCTACACAGGTGATCAAGCAAGGAGCACTTGCACGGGGCTGGGCTTGTCGATCGTCAAGCTATTAGCGGAACAGTTGGGCGGAAGCGTAATTGCGTCCATGCAAGATGGAGTTCTTGAGATAAGGGTTGAGCTGCCTAAGATGAATGGAATGTCGAGTAGGGAATAA